The following are encoded together in the Glycine max cultivar Williams 82 chromosome 8, Glycine_max_v4.0, whole genome shotgun sequence genome:
- the LOC102667416 gene encoding uncharacterized protein, whose protein sequence is MEPLLLKINAYIQVEVDANPLLLDFHALLKSIGKLLASFMQDKVYVRTEDTSGGACLNFLKKIFNTLMTSFTSVLHFSNYDTTNRTEISSTLPANEILVAMGYLLQIEYEVIGKSVASHVVMLCHQLQFGEYCSKCYVLEVLHGFCLVGGFITSCASHLVEIAILALCKAIRLVISHEGNTEGSSRFLVFLSNEFHSEAVERLLSSEKFINAIYKAVESIPEGQVCGCIRQITEDISESLRWMKDFCPLVDGKKLQNFNLQGELLGRGLSRLYCLVLGSVIITNSNRNLLGVAVNELMALVRPYLSILVGQQPDTICKFFSSVIGETVDQVVRKGKVLKKFGRSSQWVLVFFFQLFVSCQSLYRQASLRPPDLPKMSAEVEDYTTYSASELMERIDKIDFGYFSWIVQPSSSLLVVMQFISDIYLKLGSDDSSPLIYIFQSMALRRLVYLNKQIKLFKYLKKKHYLQKKSYRSQIKTLKEEAADLTNFILEYLSCVYQSPIFVSDYVTCEDVVSVVTQSIQDHIKERCNQWDWDLGVYAANKKSLPTLIWSKLCKNVDIWSNHASKKQLKTFFSHLLHAYLHSVTSSFQEPGVQEIDKCKLLKTITLSQISSELLNDSLFYEQKFAHRSLASMFCLALEKLVLPLFSNIPCTDVNLQSLPNWPEFLSF, encoded by the exons ATGGAACCCCTTTTGCTGAAGATTAATGCCTATATTCAAGTTGAAGTGGATGCTAATCCCCTGTTGTTGGATTTTCATGCTTTACTCAAGTCTATTGGTAAATTACTTGCTAGTTTTATGCAAGACAAAGTTTATGTGAGAACCGAGGACACATCTGGAGGAGCTTGTCTTAATTTcttgaagaaaatatttaatacactgATGACTAGTTTCACTAGTGTACTTCACTTCTCCAACTATGATACAACCAACAGGACGGAGATATCTAGTACCTTGCCTGCTAACGAGATTCTAGTTGCTATGGGATATCTTTTGCAAATTGAATATGAGGTTATTGGTAAATCTGTGGCTTCTCATGTTGTCATGCTCTGCCATCAATTGCAATTTGGTGAAT ACTGCAGTAAGTGTTATGTTTTAGAGGTTTTGCATGGGTTCTGCCTTGTTGGTGGTTTCATTACTTCATGTGCTAGTCACTTG GTGGAAATTGCTATTTTAGCATTGTGCAAAGCAATAAGGCTTGTTATATCTCACGAGGGTAATACTGAGGGTTCTTCCAGGTTCTTGGTATTTCTGTCGAATGAATTTCATTCTGAAGCAGTTGAAAGGCTGTTATCTTCAGAGAAGTTCATCAATGCCATTTATAAAGCTGTTGAATCTATTCCCGAAGGGCAAGTATGTGGTTGTATTAGACAAATAACAGAAGATATTTCAGAATCTCTCAGGTGGATGAAAGATTTCTGTCCATTGGTTGATGGCAAGAAATTGCAAAATTTTAATCTGCAAGGGGAATTGCTGGGTAGAGGGCTGTCTAGACTGTATTGTTTAGTTCTTGGTTCGGTTATTATCACCAACAGCAACCGCAATCTTCTTGGGGTTGCTGTAAATGAACTTATGGCATTAGTGCGTCCCTACTTGAGTATTCTAGTTGGGCAACAACCAGATACAATCTGCAAGTTCTTTTCTTCTGTCATAGGAGAAACTGTTGATCAGGTGGTTAGAAAGGGaaaagttttaaagaaatttggtAGGTCCAGTCAATGGGTTCTTGTGTTCTTCTTTCAGTTGTTTGTGTCCTGTCAAAGCTTATATAGGCAAGCAAGCCTTAGGCCTCCTGATTTGCCAAAGATGTCTGCAGAGGTGGAGGATTACACAACATATTCTGCCTCTGAGTTGATGGAGAGGATTGATAAGATAGACTTTGGTTATTTTTCTTGGATTGTTCAACCCTCTTCTTCCCTCCTTGTTGTTATGCAATTTATTTCTGACATATATCTTAAACTTGGCTCAGATGACTCTTCCCCTTTGATCTATATATTTCAGTCTATGGCTCTTCGAAGGCTTGTTTACTTGAATAAGCAGATTAAATTgttcaagtatttaaaaaagaaacattatttGCAAAAGAAGTCTTATAGATCTCAAATCAAGACACTGAAAGAAGAGGCGGCTGACcttactaattttattttggagtATTTATCATGTGTGTATCAATCCCCAATCTTTGTTTCTGATTATGTAACTTGTGAAGATGTAGTTTCTGTGGTCACTCAAAGCATCCAAGACCACATAAAAGAAAGATGCAACCAATGGGATTGGGATCTAGGAGTGTATGCTGCTAACAAAAAATCATTGCCAACACTCATTTGGTCAAAGCTTTGCAAAAATGTTGATATTTGGAGCAACCATGCTTCAAAGAAGCAATTGAAAACGTTCTTCTCACATTTACTCCATGCTTACCTTCACAGTGTAACAAGTAGTTTTCAAGAGCCAGGTGTGCAAGAAATTGACAAGTGTAAGCTGCTCAAGACGATCACTTTGTCACAAATATCATCAGAACTTCTAAATGATTCACTTTTTTATGAACAAAAA TTTGCTCACAGGAGTCTGGCCTCGATGTTTTGCCTTGCTTTAGAGAAATTGGTGCTCCCATTATTTAGTAACATTCCATGTACTGATGTCAATCTTCAGTCATTGCCTAATTGGCCagagtttttaagtttttaa